In Pseudomonadota bacterium, a genomic segment contains:
- a CDS encoding Bax inhibitor-1/YccA family protein, whose amino-acid sequence MQTVSLRNQREITAVNEFIYGVYNWMAVGLALTGFVAFFVANSQAMQSLIFGNKLVFYGLILGELGLVFTLAARIEKLEKSTATMLYLLYSLLNGATLSSIFMVYAGSTITSTFFICSATFVACSAYGMLTKRDLTSMGSFLFMGLIGIVIASVVNLFVQSSQMSMMISYIGVLVFVGLTVYDTQRLKHLALAGASGNSTILGALTLYLDFINLFLMMLRIMGGNRD is encoded by the coding sequence ATGCAAACCGTAAGCCTACGAAACCAACGTGAGATCACTGCAGTCAATGAATTTATTTATGGAGTCTACAATTGGATGGCGGTCGGCTTAGCCCTGACCGGTTTTGTCGCCTTTTTTGTCGCCAACAGTCAGGCCATGCAGAGCCTTATTTTCGGCAACAAGCTGGTTTTCTACGGCCTGATTTTAGGCGAGCTGGGACTGGTTTTCACACTTGCGGCCCGGATTGAAAAACTCGAAAAAAGCACTGCCACCATGCTCTACCTGCTCTACTCATTACTCAACGGCGCGACCCTCTCGTCAATTTTCATGGTCTACGCCGGCTCAACCATTACGTCCACCTTTTTTATCTGCTCCGCAACCTTCGTGGCCTGCAGCGCTTACGGCATGCTCACCAAGCGTGACCTGACCTCAATGGGAAGCTTTCTGTTCATGGGGTTGATCGGCATTGTCATCGCCTCGGTGGTCAATCTTTTTGTTCAAAGTTCGCAGATGAGCATGATGATCAGTTATATCGGGGTCCTGGTCTTTGTCGGGCTGACGGTTTACGACACCCAGCGTCTTAAGCATCTGGCGCTGGCGGGCGCGTCGGGGAACAGCACCATTCTCGGAGCGTTGACCCTCTATCTTGATTTCATCAATCTTTTTCTGATGATGCTGCGTATCATGGGTGGCAATCGGGATTAG
- the queC gene encoding 7-cyano-7-deazaguanine synthase QueC, which yields MMQAEQKKRAVVLLSGGLDSATVAAIAREQGFALYCLSFRYGQRHAVEIERACRLATFFEVSQHLILNLDLGLIGGSALTDRTIAVPKQGEGLGSEKIIPVTYVPARNTIFLAYAASWAEVVGARDIFLGVNALDYSGYPDCRPEYLDAMERAVNLGTRQGVENPGYFRLQAPLLTLQKSEIIQRGSALGVDYGLTISCYDPDSKGRPCRSCDSCRLREKGFRAAGLVDPVLQEPG from the coding sequence ATGATGCAGGCTGAGCAAAAGAAAAGAGCGGTTGTTCTGCTGAGTGGCGGGTTGGATTCGGCGACCGTCGCGGCGATTGCCAGGGAACAGGGTTTTGCTCTGTATTGTCTGAGTTTTCGCTACGGTCAGCGTCATGCGGTTGAAATCGAGCGGGCTTGTCGGCTGGCAACCTTTTTTGAAGTGTCTCAGCACTTGATTCTGAACCTTGATCTGGGTCTGATTGGGGGGTCGGCGTTGACCGACAGGACGATAGCCGTTCCCAAACAAGGCGAAGGGCTGGGGTCGGAGAAGATTATTCCGGTTACCTACGTTCCGGCTCGTAATACCATCTTCCTGGCTTACGCGGCTTCATGGGCTGAAGTTGTCGGAGCCCGGGACATCTTTCTCGGGGTTAACGCCCTGGATTACAGCGGCTATCCCGACTGTCGTCCGGAGTATCTGGATGCCATGGAACGAGCCGTTAATCTGGGGACTCGGCAAGGGGTTGAGAATCCAGGTTATTTTCGATTGCAGGCGCCTTTGCTGACCCTGCAGAAAAGTGAGATTATTCAGCGTGGAAGCGCGTTGGGCGTTGATTACGGCCTGACCATTAGCTGTTACGATCCCGATTCGAAGGGCCGCCCCTGCCGCAGTTGTGATAGTTGCCGTTTGCGTGAAAAAGGTTTTCGCGCGGCGGGTCTGGTTGATCCGGTGTTGCAGGAGCCGGGCTGA
- a CDS encoding radical SAM protein, which yields MLRVSEIFASLQGESTFVGLPCVFVRLAGCNLACRYCDTGYAREALAGERLSLDEIVERVMAFGLDLVEVTGGEPLLQSESSALIRLLLEKKLTVLVETNGSQDISTIDARAHLIIDVKTPGSGMAGSFRRQNLAALQKHHQIKFVLCDEDDFFWSAEFVENFLPPWIEVLLSPVTSSLPASRLAELMLERRVKARLQLQLHKIIWPADERER from the coding sequence ATGCTCAGGGTGAGCGAGATCTTTGCCAGTTTACAGGGGGAGTCCACGTTTGTGGGGCTCCCCTGTGTTTTTGTAAGGCTTGCCGGTTGCAATCTCGCCTGTCGTTATTGTGATACCGGTTACGCCCGGGAGGCGCTTGCCGGAGAGCGGCTGTCTCTGGATGAGATTGTTGAGCGGGTGATGGCTTTTGGCCTTGATCTGGTTGAAGTGACCGGAGGAGAGCCTTTGTTGCAGAGTGAGTCTTCGGCATTGATTCGTCTTCTGCTGGAAAAAAAACTGACGGTTCTGGTTGAAACCAACGGCTCGCAGGATATCAGCACCATTGATGCAAGGGCGCATCTGATTATTGATGTCAAAACTCCGGGCAGTGGTATGGCCGGCAGTTTTCGGCGACAGAATTTGGCTGCTCTGCAAAAACATCATCAAATAAAGTTCGTTTTATGTGATGAAGATGATTTTTTCTGGAGCGCCGAGTTTGTTGAAAATTTTCTGCCGCCCTGGATCGAAGTGCTCCTTAGTCCGGTAACGTCTTCCCTGCCGGCGTCTCGCTTGGCCGAGCTGATGCTGGAACGTCGGGTCAAGGCCAGATTACAGCTCCAGCTGCATAAAATCATCTGGCCGGCCGACGAGCGTGAGCGGTAA
- the secF gene encoding protein translocase subunit SecF produces the protein MTVDFVGKRRLFIILSAIAIMIGLASLMFRGGLNYGIDFAGGTMVQVRFDKAVAADEIRQALAPVDMGDISIQKFDDQSTNEFLIRVEQSKSDLVGLSDEIKLMLDKVFGSENVDVRRVEMVGPKVGKDLRRQGLLAIVYAMIGILIYITLRFEFRFALGAVLALAHDVMITVGVFALLDKEFSLPIVAALLAIVGYSLNDTIVVYDRIRENMKSGGRLDFVGVVNNSINQTISRTMLTSLTTLLVLLSLFFLGGGVIHDFAFAMIVGVVVGTYSSIFIASPVVILMQAKKGK, from the coding sequence ATGACTGTCGATTTTGTCGGCAAGCGTCGTTTGTTTATAATCCTTTCAGCGATCGCCATCATGATTGGTCTGGCCTCGCTGATGTTTCGCGGCGGGCTTAATTACGGTATCGATTTCGCCGGTGGTACCATGGTGCAGGTGCGTTTCGACAAGGCCGTGGCGGCCGATGAGATTCGTCAGGCCCTGGCCCCGGTGGACATGGGGGATATTTCCATTCAGAAATTCGACGACCAGAGTACGAATGAGTTTTTGATTCGGGTCGAGCAGTCCAAGAGTGACCTGGTCGGACTTTCCGACGAAATCAAGCTCATGCTGGACAAGGTCTTCGGCAGTGAAAATGTTGATGTCAGGCGGGTCGAGATGGTTGGCCCCAAGGTCGGCAAGGATCTGCGGCGTCAGGGCCTGCTGGCGATTGTCTATGCCATGATCGGCATTCTGATTTATATAACCCTGCGTTTTGAATTTCGCTTCGCCCTGGGTGCTGTGCTCGCCCTGGCCCATGACGTCATGATCACGGTTGGCGTCTTCGCCCTGCTCGACAAGGAGTTTTCGCTGCCGATCGTCGCGGCGTTACTCGCGATAGTCGGTTATTCGCTCAATGATACGATCGTGGTCTACGACCGGATTCGAGAAAATATGAAAAGCGGGGGCAGACTTGATTTCGTCGGGGTCGTCAACAATTCCATCAATCAGACCATCAGCCGGACTATGCTGACCTCGTTGACGACCCTGTTGGTGTTACTTAGTCTTTTCTTTCTGGGCGGCGGAGTGATTCATGATTTTGCTTTTGCGATGATTGTCGGGGTCGTGGTTGGAACCTATTCCTCGATTTTTATCGCCAGTCCGGTGGTGATTCTGATGCAGGCCAAAAAAGGGAAATGA
- the secD gene encoding protein translocase subunit SecD produces the protein MIKSVKLRLAIVLVSIVLALIYLFPTMSDRVPAWWGNIFPTEKIHLGLDLQGGIHLLMEVDVEKALQVSTDRMVAGVQRLLEEDKIKFSEIMQTEDIGTVRIKLAEESDVERLRNLMNEKIPAWAHASTQGAIVIYRVESEERQRLEKLALDQAVETMRNRIDQFGVAEPEIRLQSDNRILVQLPGVKDTRRAIDLIGKTALLEFKLVSDQYDPAEVSPAQLGDKLEVLYEQTRDPETNAIVAKRPYVVEKRSLMTGEYIANANVRFNSEFGEPYVALEFNGQGAKIFDEITGANVKRRLAIVLDHNVYSAPVIQERISGGQAQVSGRFTAKEARDLAIVLRAGALPAPINILEQRSVGPSLGHDSIRSGIISMVVGFILVVGFMVVYYRLSGLVTNLALILNLLFVMSILALVQATLTLPGIAGIVLTIGMAVDANVLIYERIREELRYGKTPRAALDSGYGKAFLTIMDANITTLIAAIVLYQFGTGPIKGFAVTLSLGIVSSLYTAIFVTRLVFDLVAARRPLKKLSI, from the coding sequence ATGATTAAAAGCGTGAAACTGCGGCTGGCGATTGTCCTGGTGAGTATCGTTTTGGCCCTAATCTACCTTTTCCCAACCATGAGTGATCGCGTTCCCGCCTGGTGGGGCAACATCTTTCCGACGGAAAAAATTCATCTTGGACTTGATCTGCAGGGCGGAATCCATTTGCTGATGGAAGTCGATGTGGAAAAGGCGCTTCAGGTGTCGACCGACCGAATGGTCGCCGGCGTACAGCGCCTGCTGGAAGAGGATAAAATCAAATTCAGCGAGATCATGCAGACGGAAGATATCGGCACGGTCCGGATCAAACTGGCGGAGGAGAGCGATGTCGAAAGACTGCGGAATCTCATGAACGAAAAGATTCCGGCCTGGGCGCACGCTTCGACCCAAGGGGCGATTGTCATCTACCGGGTTGAATCCGAGGAACGACAGCGCTTGGAAAAACTGGCGCTGGATCAGGCGGTTGAAACCATGCGCAACCGGATCGATCAGTTCGGGGTTGCCGAGCCCGAAATCAGATTGCAGTCCGATAATCGGATTCTGGTGCAGTTACCCGGCGTCAAGGATACCCGCCGGGCGATTGATCTTATCGGCAAGACCGCGCTGCTCGAATTCAAACTGGTCAGCGATCAGTACGATCCCGCCGAGGTCAGTCCGGCCCAGCTGGGGGATAAACTGGAGGTTCTCTACGAACAGACCCGTGATCCGGAAACCAATGCGATTGTGGCGAAACGGCCGTATGTCGTGGAAAAACGCAGTCTGATGACCGGTGAGTATATCGCCAATGCCAATGTTCGCTTCAACAGCGAATTCGGCGAACCCTACGTTGCCCTGGAGTTCAATGGGCAGGGCGCCAAAATCTTTGATGAGATTACCGGGGCCAATGTCAAGCGCCGACTGGCGATTGTCCTGGATCACAATGTCTATTCGGCGCCGGTGATTCAGGAGCGGATTTCCGGCGGACAGGCCCAGGTCAGCGGCCGATTTACCGCCAAGGAGGCCCGCGATCTAGCGATCGTCCTGCGGGCCGGAGCCCTGCCGGCTCCGATCAATATTCTGGAGCAGCGCTCCGTCGGACCTTCCCTGGGACATGATTCGATTCGCAGTGGAATTATCTCAATGGTCGTCGGTTTTATCCTGGTGGTCGGGTTCATGGTTGTCTATTACCGTCTCAGCGGTCTGGTGACCAACCTGGCCCTGATTCTGAACCTGCTTTTTGTCATGAGTATTCTGGCCCTGGTTCAGGCGACCTTGACCTTGCCCGGGATTGCCGGAATTGTTCTGACCATCGGTATGGCGGTTGATGCCAACGTTCTTATTTACGAGCGTATCCGTGAAGAATTGCGGTACGGCAAAACTCCGAGAGCCGCTCTTGACAGTGGCTACGGTAAAGCCTTTCTGACGATTATGGATGCCAATATCACGACCTTGATCGCGGCAATCGTCCTCTATCAGTTTGGGACCGGTCCGATCAAAGGGTTTGCGGTTACCCTCTCTTTGGGAATCGTATCAAGTCTTTATACGGCGATCTTTGTTACCCGGTTGGTTTTTGACCTGGTGGCGGCCCGCCGTCCTCTGAAAAAATTAAGTATCTGA